The following coding sequences are from one Diabrotica virgifera virgifera chromosome 2, PGI_DIABVI_V3a window:
- the LOC114336001 gene encoding glucose dehydrogenase [FAD, quinone]-like: protein MDTNNICAADTCPGNLANASASLLFALLNTLTAAKCALASPDDYPQDYGPSLKDGDEFDFIVVGSGSGGSVVANQLSQNPDWRILVLEAGGIPSSNSDIPALLFTVQLSEEDWQYKTQPTEGPKGSCLGLINKQCNWPRGKMLGGSSAMNAMVYIKGNKNDYDQWAQLGNPGWDWESVKDYFTELENVQPPEDKVTPLGTKGLLPITKVRHNSPLRKSMNQGFNELGVPFLDEQNPENPIGAVDTPICVHNGIRANTGRKILGAVKTRKNLFVSIHSMVHKVIINKETKAATGVEVKIGDRLIRLRATKEVIVSAGGINSPQLLMLSGIGPKQHLTDLGIETIKDLPVGKNLQDHLMFISYDVKFDVNAIVPIDLIDAIYEYFRHKTGPLSNTGLTNYLNFVNPRNDSIWPSISYHNLLLYPNDEMTFFMAYRTHNVPDELIKEKIKACRDKPCLSHMAVLLNPVSRGELLLNTTNVYDHPLLYSGYFTDEADEDMQVMVDSIRFSDKLFFETEALKVHNPELVRPIAPACDVFEYRSDDYWKCVLRHFSITIYHPTSTCAMGPDEKTAVVDPRLRVHGIKNLRVVDASIMPRVVSGNTHAPTMMIGFKAAIMIKEDWA from the exons ATGGACACAAATAACATTTGCGCAGCTGACACTTGTCCAGGTAATTTGGCAAATGCCTCGGCGTCTTTACTTTTTGCTCTGCTCAATACTCTCACAGCCGCTAAATGTGCTTTGGCGTCGCCTGATGATTATCCCCAAGACTATGGACCGTCGTTGAAAGATGGAGATGAGTTTGACTTCATTGTGGTAGGATCAGGATCCGGTGGATCTGTAGTCGCTAACCAGTTAAGCCAAAATCCGGATTGGAGGATTCTTGTCTTGGAAGCTGGTGGAATTCCTTCTTCTAACAGTGAT attccaGCTCTCCTGTTCACTGTACAACTATCAGAAGAGGACTGGCAGTACAAAACACAACCAACTGAAGGCCCCAAAGGATCTTGTTTGGGCCTTATTAACAAACAATGCAATTGGCCCAGAGGGAAAATGTTGGGCGGAAGCAGCGCCATGAACGCCATGGTTTACATCAAGGGAAACAAGAATGATTACGACCAATGGGCCCAGCTGGGAAACCCCGGTTGGGACTGGGAAAGCGTCAAGGACTATTTCACGGAATTGGAAAATGTCCAGCCGCCTGAAGATAAGGTTACTCCATTGGGTACGAAGGGATTGCTGCCAATTACGAAAGTACGGCACA ATAGTCCACTTAGAAAATCAATGAATCAAGGCTTCAACGAACTAGGAGTTCCGTTTCTTGATGAGCAAAATCCCGAAAACCCAATAGGTGCAGTTGATACTCCAATCTGCGTTCACAATGGCATTCGAGCAAACACCGGCAGGAAAATCCTAGGTGCAGTCAAAACCAGAAAGAATCTATTTGTTAGTATACATTCTATGGTACACAAAGTGATAATTAATAAGGAAACCAAAGCAGCAACTGGAGTAGAAGTTAAAATCGGTGATAGACTTATACGCCTACGAGCCACGAAAGAAGTTATAGTCTCAGCAGGAGGAATCAACTCACCCCAATTATTAATGCTGTCTGGTATTGGTCCGAAACAACATTTGACCGATCTAGGAATCGAAACCATAAAAGATTTACCTGTAGGAAAAAACCTCCAGGATCACTTGATGTTCATCTCGTATGACGTCAAATTTGACGTTAATGCCATTGTACCCATAGATTTAATCGATGCAATCTACGAATATTTCAGACACAAAACGGGACCCTTGAGCAACACTGGCCTCACGAACTACTTGAATTTTGTCAATCCACGAAACGACTCAATTTGGCCGAGTATCTCTTACCACAATCTTCTCCTCTATCCCAACGATGAAATGACTTTTTTTATGGCATACAGAACGCATAATGTTCCAGATGAGTTGATCAAGGAAAAAATTAAGGCATGTCGGGATAAACCTTGCTTATCGCATATGGCTGTGTTACTAAATCCAGTGTCGAGGGGtgagcttcttttaaacactacAAATGTGTACGACCATCCTCTTCTTTACAGTGGATATTTCACTGATGAAGCCGATGAAGATATGCAAGTTATGGTAGATTCTATCAG ATTTTCAGACAAGTTATTCTTCGAGACCGAAGCTCTAAAGGTGCACAATCCGGAGCTGGTGCGACCAATAGCTCCAGCTTGCGACGTATTCGAGTACAGATCAGATGATTACTGGAAATGCGTTTTAAGGCACTTTAGCATCACCATTTACCATCCTACCAGTACGTGTGCGATGGGGCCTGATGAGAAAACTGCTGTAGTAGACCCGAGATTGCGAGTTCATGGTATTAAAAACTTGAGAGTGGTAGATGCGAGTATTATGCCACGCGTGGTTAGTGGCAATACGCATGCGCCAACTATGATGATTGGGTTCAAAGCTGCTATTATGATTAAAGAAGACTGGGCGTAA